The following is a genomic window from Fusarium oxysporum Fo47 chromosome IV, complete sequence.
TGTATCATGGCTCCATCGCAAATGTACCTCCCCAAGTATGTACGTACAAGCTTGACGAGGTTGTATTAGCCATGGAGAACCTCCATGTACTCGTATCCGCCTCCTCCATGTACCTAATGAGGCGTGTCCAGCGCCAGCAGGCGTTTCGTCATGTAATGCAGTGTACCTCGCTCGACTACAGCTTCGCCGTGAGCTTGTATGTACTGTACTTTCTTGCTTGCTTCTTTTGAGGGTCTGTAGCTTAGTTTGACTCCGAATAAGAGTTTGGCACGCAATATGGGACCGACGAAATAGCTTGTAGATCCCATCCCCGTCTGAACTACAAAATGCCATATCTCCCCCGTCTTTCGGAACTACTCCGTTCTTCTGTTCTTTCTATCTTCATTGACGAAGCTTCTCCCAAGCCTCGGTGGTACTACCTAAAGCTCTTTAACATATCTCTTCAGAGTTAGACCCTGATAGTGTCACTTTTGTCTCTACCACAATCCGGACATTGGAAGCTTCATTCGACCTTTCATCCATTATATGAAGCTCATCTGCATCAATTTTCCAATCTGTGCACCATACTGACCAGATTGAGTAATACCTGATTCGAGAGAAGGAATAAGAGATTCTGCAAACCGGTTTTATTCCTCACAGCCTCCCATTCACTTGGTGGACCTCTTCCCGGTTTCTCACACGTCACGACTTTCAATACGCCAAATTTCATAGACACAAAGTTTGTGCTATAAAATTTGGCCTGCATTTAAGGATTCTACTGCAATTTTAGACATATACCCCTCTTCAACAGCAATCAGTCATCATGTCACCCCACAGCGAGGTTTCATTCAACGGCTCCGAGGCCCCGGTCTCCAACAGTACCACCAACGGTCACAACGGTACAAATGGCACCAACGGTATTACTAACGGCCACAACGGCCATGTCAAcggcaacagcaacagcaacggAAACGGAGCTGCTCCTGCTGCCCGCCATGGACCCCGAGTTCACAAGGAGAGATCTCCTTATCTCGAGTCCGCTCCTGCGGATTCTGAGTTTGACCTCATCTGTGCTGGCTTCGGCCCCGCATCTTTGGCTGTAGCCGTCGCTATTCACGATGCCATCGCCGAGGGCAAGAAGCTTCGCCCTGATGGCGCAGCTCCCAAGGTCCTTTTCCTGGAGAAGCAGACCAAGTTCGCTTGGCATGCCGGTATGCTGCTCCCTGGAGCCAAGATGCAAATCTCCTTCATCAAGGATCTGGCCACTCTTCGCAACCCCCGATCTGAGTTTACTTTCCTTAACTACCTCCACCGTCAGGGTCGCCTCGTTGACTTTACCAACTTGAGCACTTTCCTCCCTGCCCGTACTGAATACGAGGACTACCTTCGCTGGTGCTCTTCTTGGTTTGACCATGTTGTGAGCTACAACAACGAGGTTCTCTCTATCTCCCCCGAGAGCAAGGAGGCCGGTGCCGTCAAGACTTTTACCGTTCAGGCTCGCAATGGCAAGACTGGCCAGGTCGAATCTTTCCGCAGCCGTCACGtccttgttgctgctggtggccAGCCTTCGCTCCCCAAGAGCCTCCCTGCTAAGCACCCTCGTGTCCTGCACTCTTCTCAATTCGCCAACTACGCCCCTCAGATCCTAGCCAAGCAGAACGCTCCTTACCGCGTTGCTGTTATCGGTGCTGGCCAGAGTGCCGCtgagatcttcaacaacGTCCAGAACCTGTACCCCAACTCCAAGACCTACCTTATCATGCGCCAGGAGTTCCTGCGCCCCAGTGATGACTCTCCATTGTAAGTTGTGCACAGTTGCTCATTATAGGAACCTCTGCTGACGATGACGTACAGcgtcaactccatcttcaaccCCGAGTACATTGACAACCTGTGGCCACGATCTGTCAGGGCTCGTGAGACTCTTTTGACTGAGGCTCGCGCCACCAACTACGGTGTTGTTCGCCTGGAGCTCATTGAGCACCTCTTCGAGAAGATGTATGACCAGAAGCGTGAGATCAGCGACGATGAGACACAGTGGCCCCACAGAATTCTCGCTGGCCGTGAGATTGCCAGCGTCGACACCAAGGGTGACGCTCTCGAGATCAAGGTCCAACGCGTGAACGATGGTCCtctcgatggcttcgtcgacCAGGAGActtttgatgttgatctgATCGTTGCTGCTACCGGTTACAAGCGAAGCGCTCACGTCGACATGCTCAAGGACGCCTGGACAATGCTCCCCAAGACCGTATCGGGACGCAACGAGTCCCCCAAGGGTGTCAACGGCTGGAACGTCGAGACACAAGATGGCGAGCGTAAGCTGGCAGTTGGAAGGGACTACCGAGTCAAGTTCTCCCCTGGCACTGTTGCCGACGACTCTGGCGTCTGGCTGCAGGGCTGCTGCGAGGGTACTCACGGGGTAAGTGATCCACCGCGAACTGTTCATTCAATAGATACTAACATTGTCTCTAGCTGAGCGATACCCTCCTCTCCGTCCTGGGCACTCGTTCAGGCGAGATTGTTCAATCTATTTTCAAGCAATAAATGTTATGACAGCACGAATGAATGGATACCTACGTTTGTAATGGGTTTGCAAGGGCAGCGAAAATAGCTGACTGGACTGAAATGAGCAGTCTTGCCGCTTAAGTCATTTTTTATTTACTATATCCTCTGTTATTTAttatcgtcatcatcgttTGCAGTACATACTGCGAATTAGCAGACAAAAGTTGGATTTCAGTTATCTCTTTTGGTGTTCTGTAGATTTTGTTAGAGCCCCACCACGGCATTGAAAAATATTTACAATCTCCAATTTCCATTCTCTGTGTGCCATGCATCCATTGTCACATCTCAGTATCGCGGCTATTCTTGACAGGTCGCAACTCCTCATTTTGGTATATCTCCTTAAGCTTATTCAAGTTGCCACATTTCCAACACACTGTTACGGACCGCTTCTCGGGTACTGCGCCTAATACCAAGGGCTTAACACCACCCGATATAAGTCGGCATCACGCTGCATGTCGCCCATTTCACGAACTCCAGTCCATCGACTGCCCGTTTTGTGTTTTTGATTTCCAGTGATACTCCCTCGTGGGATAGTTGCCGTAAGATTCAGTACTCGGGATGACTTCATAGTCTTGGCCAACTCTGCACCAAGTGTTATTGTTGACCGTTTAACGTAGTATCTCCGTTACACCAAACGGAGTGAGCCTCTGGAATTGGCAATAACGATGGGAATCGCCCGGCCGGCAATGTCATCTTTTAGGCAGAGCTATGAGGACTGTATGGAAGCGCATGACATGCTTGTGCTTGAACGGGCCTCTTACAATTTGCCCCAGCCAACAGCGAGGCCCCCCATGCTTTCACTTGAAATTGACTCGCTGATGTTGAGTCATTATTTCATATCTCGGAAAGACCGCTGTAAGAGTTTCACGCTGTCGAGATGCCATGCAAAGGCGGGCCGGTCATCCCAGCATTTGGCTACACATCCACCTGCTGAGAAACAGATTCTCTTCCCTTGTGGTCTATAGTTGCCCACTGATGCAGGACAGACTAGCAATGTAAAGAAACTGCAAAGAGTATGCCAAGATCTTTTACAACAAGGGTCGTCGTTTTTGGCACGAATAAAAAGGTCTAAGCATGGTAGGTATGCATCAAAAGCATAGCCCAACAACATCACTGCTATTGACACTCAACGAGTTCCCCTATTGAGTTTTATGCAGGAGGTAAAGAGTTTTGCTTGTGTAAGCAATCGACGGTCGAGTCTCGAGATGAAGCTGACAAGGTTGCAAGCCCTTGTCAAGCGACGTTGTTCCGTCTTATTCCATGCAGGTTAAAGAGTACTACCTCGGCTTAGCGTTGGAGTTATCAAACAGAGATCAACCATGTGTCAGCATGCACATTGATAATACATACACACAGCGGGCATACCAACCGAGAAGTCTGAGAGTGTCTTTCTTTGGAGGGAAAAGCCGTGAACAGAACTTAAAAATCAGAGTAAAGTCTGTGCAGGCCTTGTTGCTTGGGCCATTGCCGTAGGCAGAGCAGAGCGGAGCGCAGCAGTCGAAATAGTCTACAGGGTTCAACGAACCGTGCCGCAAGCGAGGCGGTCCAGGTCGAGGTGATATTTTTGGCGATATGAAATCTCCATAATTGATTGACTGATTCCGGCTTCCCTCCCAGATTTCCGCACCAACGGTTGAACATCTTTGCTTGGACAGTATTATGAGAATCCTTTCGGGTGGGGGACATCCAATGCAATCTTTTCTGAGCGGCGGCCCCTAGAGTGGTACTAACCTAGCACTGGTAACAGCACTCTTGGTAGGTTCTTAGCAGGCAGGGGCTGACTGGTTCTCAGTCTCTGAGAGTAAACGACGAGTGTTCTCCTCTTGGAAACGGAAACTCACGAACGACTAAGCCATGAAGCAGCCCGACGACTCTGGCCCAACTGCGAATACGAATGCAACTGGACCACAATCGGCTCGACCTCGggcttctgtctctgtttctgcctctgcctccCATACTCCTCGACGGCTTCCTGTCAATCCCCGCCGGCACAAGGTTGCTCCCGAGCATCGCAAGCGTGTCGCTACAGCGTAAGTTGATTAGTTTCCATGTGTCTACCCGTCTACAGTACCACACTACTGTAGCTATTCAATCGATATATCCTGCAATGGGTTTGTTTATATTGATCTTTTATGTACCATCTATCGATGTATCAATTCCACTTCAATTATACTCAATTATTCCTGCGTTTCGGCAGACGTCAAGCTTGACTGAGGTTCCCCCCTCAAGTCACTGACTTATCAATCATATCATCATAAAAGCTCGCGTCTTTATCTAACACACGTCTCGCTGAAAAGGTGCAATGCTTGCAATGTGAGAAGAGTCAGATGCTCTGGCGAGCACCCGTGTCGCCAATGCCAATCCTCTTCACGCGACTGCATATATCCTCTGCCTGTTGAGAAGGTGAGCATCACGCGCTCAGAGCTCGAGGATTTGAAACACAAGGTCGATCTCTATGAACGCGTTCTTCGAGACACTGTCCCAGCAGCTGTATCAAACGCCGTCCCGGATTCCGCAAGCCGCCAAGAACTTTCAGATTTGCTTGGTTGGACCGCTTCTAACCATGACATTGGATCATCGGCCGTTAGTCTAGCGGCACAGACAACGCCAACGATAGATGCGGCAGCGCATATCGGGCGAGTGCCGCCTGAGcttcctcagcttcaatATCCCAGTATACATAGACAATTCCAGCAACAACCgcctcatctccatcttcaagctcagctATCAGATACTCGAATACAGGAACCCAGTTATGGACTATCACGAACACATTCTATCCAGCTATCACATCCTGGGGCGACGCCTCAAAATCGgcaggatgatgaagagaactTGGTCTCAACCGAAGGTCGTCTGTTACATGACCCTGACGGCTATGCTCGTTTCCTGGGTGAGACGAGTGGCGCAACTTTCCTCGACTACTTGAAGGAATTCATGACTACAGTTCTGCCTCTTGCATATCAAAGTCTGCGCCCAGGCTCGGATGGAAGTGCATTCTTGTCAAGTCTTGGTCGTTACCAGACCTACGACTCGCGACCTTTGCATGATCGAGATGTTGACCCGACATGGTTTCCTACACCCCCAGAGATGGACTCAATGCTATCCGAGCTTCGTTATTTCATCCAAGACGGTAACTGCCATTGGCCAAGTGGAGGAATCTACTGGTGGGGGGATCTCTCTTCAGCACCGACAATCCCCTCCATGGAACGAGACTCGGCAAACTTGCGTCTCGCCAAGTGCCGTCATTTGGCTTTCTATCAGACAGCATTTGCTGTGGTATCTCAAGCTATGATTATGCCGCCTCAGGATATCTCTATAGACCCTCATCTCAGTGAGAACTACTTCAGCCGGGCCCGTATGCTCCTAGGGAACCCGCTTGACATTACACGCTTTACGCCCAACGAAGTATCGGTGTTGACATTGATGGGGTTTTACCTGATAGAGATGAATCGCCGTGATGCCGCATATATCTGCGTGAGCAACGCTATGCATATCAGCATCATGCACGGCGCACATAGGGGCTGGCTTGACGAGAGTGGCAAACGCGTATTCTGGACACTTTATGTATTGGATCGCTATTTAAGCTGCCTCATGGGGAGACCCCCGACCATCATGGACGACGCAATTCGGTTACCGCTTCCTTGCGATGCTCCGTAGGTATCCCCCCATCTATGCCCCTTCGCTCTGACTAACTTCATTCGATAGGTCTATGCCTCCAGCAGATGGTCTCAAAGCTCATGTCCAGCTTTCGCGGATATCATGCCATATCGTGTGTAATACATATCGCATTTCCCCCTCAGAAGACGCCGCAAGACCTGTGAGAAGCCTCGAAGGGGAGATCAGTATGCTCGACGAGTGGTGTCTAAAACTCCCACCTACGGTGCAACTCGCAAGCAACGGGTTGAGCGATGACCCAGCCACTTGCTTGCTGCACATGCACTACAACCAGGTAATTTCTCCATTTCTCAATGTCTTTTGGGGTTGGGCTAACATGTCCTTTAGTTAATAATCTTGACTATCCGCCCCGTTTTCTTCGCCTTGGTCAAGAAATCATTCGCGGAAAAGCTGGTCTCGCGGCAATGTTCCTTGAGTTCACATCCACAACTCCCTCTACTGAAGCGATGCATAGCATCAGCAGAACACAATATTCAGCTCGCTCGACAGATCCTACTTGTCAACCATCCTCGAAAGCTGCTCCAAGCCGGCCTTCACTTCATTTTCAACGCTGCCATAGTATTGATGTTACAGCAGCTGGTAGAGGATCTGTGCCCGTCTTCTCGGAGTGAAAAGGCTCGGTCACTTGACCTCGACTTTGTGATTGGGAGGTTCGAGGATGAGAGTCGAGTTGGTAGCAACTACGGTCGGGACTGTGCCACGGTACTTCGGGACCTTCGCGTTCTTGTGCAGCGTCTTCCTATCCCTGTTGACATGAGCACTGCAACACGTTCCGTCAACATGACACAGACTACGACAACCTACGATCCGATCGCAAATCGAACACATGTTGACATGGGACAGCAATGGTCAGACAAGCTGACATCAGAGGCACTTCAGCAGCCTATCCTTGTTGATCAAGGCCACATATTATATAATGAGTTGGTTTCGTGGATTGATGTCGATTGGCAATCTAATAATGGGTATCTCATTTGAGTTGGAGTTGGGCGCCCTGTAAGCAACAAAAGTTGGCGACTGACATTGTGTTTTTATTACAGAACAAAAGTTGATTCTTTTGAGGTTTTATTCTAATGAATATTTGAGAGACTGTCCAAGGGGCATTTGAATGTAGGATATGCAGTTACGATGATTTAGGCGTTGATGATGGACAATTAAATGTCCTCTAATGGTAAATGGCGAATGAACTATCGGCCCAAGCGTGGTTCAGATTGGGATTCCCCACGAATATGATCGGATTCAAACATGGAGATAAGAGAGACAAGGATATTCCTGGTAACTTAATTCATGATTATCGCTTCTGTCTTGATGTAATTGAGGAGAGTGACGTGTGACAGTCATGTGATGAAGCATGTGGTATTCTCGCAATCTTCCTTCCTCCCTTGGGTTCTCATGCGTAAGGTACCAATTGTCTCACCCACGAAAATCCTACTCAGCATCCCAAAGTCTCATCTTTTCGCTTCCGAAACGACCCGCGGCATGCACTTGTTCTCGCGTTGTCATCTTTGACCGTCCAAGATCTACAGTCTTTCGTCACGAATGGCACCTCTCAAACACAGAGACGTCGCGAcgagcttcatcttcagatTCCCCGCTGAGGGTGAGGCCAAGAAACCCCAGGTCGCTCTCTTCCGCCGGAGCGGTCACGTAAACACATATCAGTAAGCAAAGTGCATTACCTTATCAGTGAACCCGTGCTTACATACTAAGGCACAAATATGCAGGCATTTCTGGAAGTGTAGATGACACTGACGCGGATCCTCTTGCCACAGCCTGGAGGGAACTTGCTGAGGAAACAACTCTTACGCATGACTCTTTACGCCTTTTTCGGAAGGGCAAACCATTCTCGTTCGCTGATGAGTCTATTGGGAGAGAGTGGACTGTCAACCCTTTCGGTTTCGTTCTCAAATCCGAGAGCGACGGTGGCCGCGGTGAGGCTGGCATCAAAATTGACTGGGAGCATGAGGGGTACGAATGGTTCGATCCAGACGCAATCAACGACTCAGATGACTTCGAGGGCGTTCCGCGCATCCTAGAGAGTCTTAGAAGGGTGTGGTTCAACGTTGACTTGGGCGAAGTGGCAGGCAACACGCTTAGCCGGGGCTTGGTCGCTCTGCAGGAAGATCACGAAAGCGGAGCGCGCCAGCTAGCTACCAAGGCTCTCGATACCTATATCGATGTTATTAAGAAACTCGATTCCACTGATCAAGTTCAGTGGTGGAACAATATCAGGTTTGCGGGATGGCACCTGTGGAAGAACGGGCGAGAAAGTATGGGCGCGTCTATCTTGAACGTTGTTCTATCGGCTTTGGACATAGTTCAAGACGGAATCCCACCCAGCGGTCCACTAGATAAGAGCTCGATCGATAATATCGTCAGAGCCTTGGGGGATTACGCCCGCGACCGACAGAATACCACTTCAAGAACTGGCGCGATGTTCCAGGCTTTCATAGAGCAGCATCTATCGGGGGGCGGACCACTCAAGATCCTTACCCTCTCCTCTAGTTCAACTATCACCTC
Proteins encoded in this region:
- a CDS encoding L-lysine 6-monooxygenase (NADPH-requiring)-domain-containing protein, producing MSPHSEVSFNGSEAPVSNSTTNGHNGTNGTNGITNGHNGHVNGNSNSNGNGAAPAARHGPRVHKERSPYLESAPADSEFDLICAGFGPASLAVAVAIHDAIAEGKKLRPDGAAPKVLFLEKQTKFAWHAGMLLPGAKMQISFIKDLATLRNPRSEFTFLNYLHRQGRLVDFTNLSTFLPARTEYEDYLRWCSSWFDHVVSYNNEVLSISPESKEAGAVKTFTVQARNGKTGQVESFRSRHVLVAAGGQPSLPKSLPAKHPRVLHSSQFANYAPQILAKQNAPYRVAVIGAGQSAAEIFNNVQNLYPNSKTYLIMRQEFLRPSDDSPFVNSIFNPEYIDNLWPRSVRARETLLTEARATNYGVVRLELIEHLFEKMYDQKREISDDETQWPHRILAGREIASVDTKGDALEIKVQRVNDGPLDGFVDQETFDVDLIVAATGYKRSAHVDMLKDAWTMLPKTVSGRNESPKGVNGWNVETQDGERKLAVGRDYRVKFSPGTVADDSGVWLQGCCEGTHGVSDPPRTVHSIDTNIVSS